Proteins from one Cellulosilyticum lentocellum DSM 5427 genomic window:
- a CDS encoding DUF1015 domain-containing protein: protein MATIRAFGALRPTNSLVTKVAALPYDVMNTEEAKKMVEGNPYSFLHVDKPEMHITNPKGDELYAFAGDTLRRMIKEGVFIKDEPSLYIYGLSNSMTTQYGLVCLVSAEEYDEGIIKKHENTRTDKELDRIKHVSYCKAHTGPIFLAYKGLELITAWLLEYTAKHEPVYYFIGEDGVKHEVFKVSDPHTIHNITCAFEEADALYIADGHHRAAAAAAVARKYREEGKNSEDAQYFLATIFPKEQLCIMDYNRVLKDESNLNAEQLFNQLQEKFEIEAINETIYKPKERHTFGIRYEKKWYKLTMKPEWIDETDPVASLDASLLQTYVLEPIFKIHDPKGDKRIDFVGGIRGIEELNRRTDTDMDIAFSMFPTSMDELIRVADAHQLMPPKSTWFEPKLRSGIFIHEIND from the coding sequence ATGGCAACCATACGTGCATTTGGTGCACTCAGACCAACCAATTCATTAGTGACTAAAGTAGCTGCTTTACCTTATGATGTAATGAATACAGAAGAAGCAAAAAAGATGGTAGAAGGAAACCCTTATTCTTTTCTTCATGTAGACAAACCTGAAATGCATATTACAAATCCAAAAGGGGATGAATTATATGCTTTCGCAGGTGATACGCTAAGACGTATGATTAAGGAAGGTGTTTTTATTAAAGATGAGCCTAGTTTATATATCTATGGTTTAAGTAATAGTATGACCACACAATATGGACTTGTTTGTTTAGTATCCGCTGAAGAATATGATGAAGGAATTATCAAAAAACATGAAAATACAAGAACTGACAAAGAGTTAGATCGTATCAAGCATGTTTCTTACTGCAAGGCCCATACAGGCCCTATTTTTCTGGCTTATAAAGGATTAGAACTTATAACAGCTTGGTTATTAGAATACACCGCTAAACATGAACCTGTTTATTACTTTATAGGAGAAGATGGTGTTAAACATGAGGTGTTCAAAGTATCTGACCCTCATACGATTCATAACATTACCTGTGCTTTTGAAGAAGCTGATGCACTTTATATTGCAGATGGGCATCATCGTGCAGCAGCTGCTGCGGCTGTAGCAAGAAAGTACCGTGAAGAAGGAAAAAACTCAGAAGATGCACAGTATTTTTTAGCAACTATCTTTCCTAAAGAACAACTTTGTATTATGGATTACAATCGTGTTCTTAAAGATGAAAGCAATTTAAATGCTGAGCAATTATTTAACCAATTACAAGAGAAATTTGAAATAGAAGCTATCAATGAAACAATTTATAAACCTAAGGAGAGACATACTTTCGGAATACGTTACGAAAAGAAATGGTATAAGTTAACTATGAAACCAGAATGGATTGATGAAACAGATCCTGTCGCTTCGTTAGATGCTTCTTTACTACAAACCTATGTTCTTGAGCCTATCTTTAAAATTCATGATCCAAAAGGTGATAAACGCATTGATTTTGTAGGAGGTATTCGTGGTATAGAAGAACTCAATAGAAGAACAGATACAGATATGGATATAGCCTTTAGCATGTTCCCAACTTCTATGGATGAACTTATTCGAGTAGCAGATGCACATCAATTAA
- the rimO gene encoding 30S ribosomal protein S12 methylthiotransferase RimO, whose amino-acid sequence MNYLVSFVSLGCDKNLVDSEHMLGLLNQGGFSLTGDEEKADVIVVNTCCFIEDAKKESIENILEVAGYKETGNCKALIVTGCMAQRYKQEILDEIPEVDAVVGTTSYDKIVDIANGILEQKGLRTQHFDLIDREMLDEMPRILTTAGYFAYVKISEGCDKHCTYCIIPKLRGKYRSRQMDKIKAEVEKLAADGVSEIILVAQDTTEYGRDLENASLAKLLHELGEIEGIEWIRVLYCYPESITDELIEEIKTNPKVCKYLDIPIQHASTAILKRMARKSSLEQLKERLGKLRQEIPGIALRTTLIVGFPGETEEDFQILYDFVKEMRFDRLGVFTYSKEEGTPAALFEDQIDEKTKIKRRDAIMALQHGISSALTAEKVGKTMKVLIEGKITDEDVYIGRTYQDAPDIDGEVFVEYEGELISGDFVDVRITASNDYDLIGEIVDEYSE is encoded by the coding sequence TTGAATTATTTAGTATCTTTTGTATCACTTGGATGTGATAAAAACTTAGTCGATAGCGAACATATGCTAGGGCTACTCAATCAAGGAGGCTTTTCTTTAACAGGTGATGAAGAAAAAGCAGATGTCATTGTTGTTAACACCTGTTGCTTTATTGAAGATGCCAAAAAAGAAAGTATTGAAAATATATTAGAAGTGGCTGGCTACAAAGAAACAGGGAATTGTAAAGCTCTTATCGTAACAGGTTGTATGGCTCAGCGTTATAAGCAAGAAATTTTAGATGAAATTCCTGAAGTAGATGCTGTTGTAGGAACCACTTCATATGATAAGATTGTGGACATTGCCAATGGTATTTTAGAACAAAAAGGACTTCGTACTCAGCATTTTGACTTGATTGATCGTGAAATGTTAGATGAAATGCCTCGTATTTTAACAACTGCGGGTTACTTTGCTTATGTAAAGATTTCCGAAGGCTGCGATAAGCATTGTACTTACTGTATTATTCCTAAATTAAGAGGAAAATATAGAAGTCGTCAAATGGATAAAATTAAAGCTGAAGTTGAAAAATTAGCAGCAGATGGTGTTTCGGAAATTATTTTAGTAGCACAAGATACAACAGAATATGGGCGTGACCTAGAAAATGCTTCTCTTGCAAAATTACTACATGAACTTGGAGAAATAGAGGGAATTGAATGGATTCGCGTTTTATATTGTTATCCAGAAAGTATTACTGATGAATTAATTGAAGAAATTAAAACGAATCCTAAAGTATGTAAGTATTTAGACATACCTATTCAGCATGCTTCAACAGCCATTCTTAAGCGTATGGCAAGAAAAAGTTCTCTGGAACAGCTTAAAGAACGCCTTGGTAAGTTGAGACAAGAAATACCTGGTATTGCACTTCGTACAACGCTTATTGTAGGTTTTCCAGGTGAAACAGAAGAAGATTTTCAAATTTTATATGATTTTGTAAAAGAAATGCGATTTGATCGTCTAGGCGTCTTTACTTATTCAAAAGAAGAAGGAACACCAGCAGCTTTATTTGAAGATCAAATTGATGAAAAAACAAAAATTAAACGTCGTGATGCTATTATGGCACTTCAACATGGTATTTCTAGCGCCTTAACAGCTGAAAAAGTGGGTAAAACCATGAAGGTCCTTATTGAAGGTAAGATTACTGATGAGGATGTTTATATTGGTCGTACCTATCAAGATGCACCTGATATAGATGGTGAAGTATTTGTAGAATATGAAGGAGAACTCATTTCAGGTGATTTTGTAGATGTACGTATTACAGCATCAAACGACTATGATTTGATTGGGGAGATAGTAGATGAATATAGCGAATAA
- the pgsA gene encoding CDP-diacylglycerol--glycerol-3-phosphate 3-phosphatidyltransferase, whose amino-acid sequence MNIANKLTLLRVVLVFAFMGIIWLPLSLSIGTVLWIALAIFIIASLTDFLDGYLARKLNLVTNLGKFMDPLADKMLVTAAMLAVVDFGIKGMLPAGILPTWIVVFILLREFMVSGVRLIAANQNHVIAASYLGKLKTVIQMAMIIVYLLPVNWPILPVLATCLAYLALVLTLVSGFEYLWKNKDVFKTEAH is encoded by the coding sequence ATGAATATAGCGAATAAACTCACGTTACTACGTGTCGTTTTAGTATTTGCTTTTATGGGGATCATATGGTTACCTTTGTCTTTATCCATAGGTACAGTATTATGGATTGCACTAGCTATTTTTATTATTGCTAGTTTAACTGACTTTTTAGATGGTTATTTAGCACGTAAGCTGAATTTAGTGACTAATTTAGGTAAATTTATGGATCCTTTAGCAGATAAAATGCTTGTTACAGCTGCGATGTTAGCTGTTGTTGACTTTGGAATTAAAGGCATGTTACCTGCTGGCATATTGCCTACGTGGATTGTTGTTTTTATTCTTCTGAGAGAATTCATGGTATCAGGCGTAAGACTTATTGCAGCTAATCAAAATCATGTTATTGCAGCAAGTTACCTAGGTAAACTGAAAACAGTTATACAAATGGCTATGATTATTGTGTATTTATTACCAGTTAATTGGCCTATACTTCCTGTTTTAGCTACTTGTTTAGCTTATTTAGCTTTAGTTCTTACTTTAGTATCTGGTTTTGAATACTTATGGAAAAATAAAGATGTCTTTAAAACAGAAGCGCATTAA
- a CDS encoding BaiN/RdsA family NAD(P)/FAD-dependent oxidoreductase has protein sequence MHYNTIIVGGGPAGLFTAQALAKKQKRVLLLERNKGAGKKLLISGAGQCNFTHAGDIEDFFNCYDDKAKFLKKALLAFDNKKTMRFFEEAGVAYTVFPNNKVFPKSMKSVDILNALLVQCQKSNVEMIYNELVNQISVYDKVFTVETATGKRYFSDQVVIATGGKSYAHMGSDGTGYLLAKHLGHRIIEPRPALTDVRLDENTFKVLSGVSVKQIEVTIWREQKKIQNYVGDLLFTHKGLSGPAIINSSRWMKSGDALQVNFLYPKSYENIKAYFASEVAKRGKEEIITFLKQFELPRTLYQALCQRISLDEHTTCAELSKKQREALVDQLTRCPFTIASLGGFHIAMVTAGGVHLKEVNPTTMESRKQKGLYFVGEVLDIDGDTGGYNIQAAFSTAALCADSIMQNKK, from the coding sequence ATGCATTATAATACCATTATTGTGGGTGGTGGGCCGGCTGGTCTTTTTACTGCTCAAGCTTTAGCTAAAAAGCAAAAGAGAGTGTTATTATTAGAACGTAACAAAGGAGCAGGTAAAAAACTTCTTATATCAGGTGCTGGTCAATGTAATTTTACACATGCCGGTGATATAGAGGATTTTTTTAACTGCTATGATGATAAAGCAAAATTTCTAAAAAAAGCTTTATTAGCTTTTGACAATAAAAAAACCATGCGTTTTTTTGAAGAAGCAGGTGTAGCTTATACGGTATTCCCTAATAATAAAGTTTTCCCTAAAAGCATGAAAAGTGTGGATATCTTAAATGCTTTACTTGTTCAGTGTCAAAAGTCTAATGTAGAAATGATTTATAATGAGCTTGTAAATCAGATTTCTGTATATGATAAAGTTTTTACAGTAGAAACTGCCACTGGTAAACGCTATTTTAGTGATCAAGTTGTCATTGCTACAGGTGGAAAATCCTATGCACATATGGGTTCAGATGGAACAGGTTATTTATTAGCCAAGCATTTGGGACATCGCATTATTGAACCTAGACCAGCTTTGACAGATGTAAGACTTGATGAAAATACTTTTAAAGTGCTTTCAGGTGTTTCAGTTAAACAAATAGAAGTAACGATTTGGAGAGAACAGAAGAAAATTCAAAATTATGTAGGTGATTTATTATTTACACATAAAGGTTTGTCAGGACCGGCCATTATTAATAGTTCAAGGTGGATGAAAAGTGGTGATGCGCTGCAAGTAAATTTTCTATATCCTAAAAGCTATGAAAACATTAAAGCCTATTTTGCTTCAGAGGTTGCTAAAAGAGGAAAAGAAGAAATCATTACTTTTTTAAAGCAATTTGAATTACCACGAACACTTTATCAAGCTTTATGCCAACGTATTTCCCTAGATGAACATACAACCTGCGCAGAACTTTCAAAGAAACAGAGAGAAGCATTAGTTGACCAACTTACAAGATGTCCTTTTACTATTGCGAGTTTAGGTGGTTTTCATATAGCAATGGTAACAGCAGGTGGAGTTCATCTTAAAGAAGTGAATCCAACAACGATGGAAAGTCGTAAACAAAAAGGACTGTATTTTGTAGGTGAAGTTTTAGATATAGATGGAGATACTGGTGGCTATAATATTCAAGCGGCGTTTTCTACGGCAGCTTTATGTGCAGATAGTATTATGCAAAACAAAAAATAG
- a CDS encoding lysophospholipid acyltransferase family protein, with translation MRTIMWFVSFVFTLIGTLPKLRKAHSLQKSGDVEALEAYVHEVSTKWMLGNIKRSGATVEVNGLDNLPTDQTVVYVSNHQGNFDIPLLMSYINRPKGFISKIEAKKIPIIVKWMELLHCVFMDRSTLKGSAGAIIEGIKVLKQGHSLVIFPEGTRSKGDQMGEFKSASFKLATKAGVPIVPVTIDGSYKLMELNHNKIKPAHVKLTIHPAIPTKGLSKEALELLPDQVHAIIESSLPYRKAD, from the coding sequence ATGAGGACAATAATGTGGTTTGTAAGCTTTGTTTTTACTTTGATTGGAACTCTTCCTAAATTAAGAAAAGCCCATAGTTTACAAAAAAGTGGTGATGTAGAAGCATTAGAAGCTTATGTTCACGAAGTATCTACAAAATGGATGTTAGGTAATATTAAGCGTAGTGGTGCAACAGTAGAAGTTAATGGACTAGATAATCTTCCAACTGACCAAACTGTTGTTTATGTTAGTAATCATCAAGGAAACTTTGATATTCCTCTTTTGATGAGTTATATCAATAGACCTAAAGGCTTTATTTCTAAAATAGAAGCTAAGAAAATTCCTATCATTGTGAAATGGATGGAATTATTACACTGTGTCTTTATGGACCGTTCTACTTTAAAAGGTTCCGCAGGAGCTATTATTGAGGGAATTAAGGTTTTAAAGCAAGGACACTCATTAGTTATTTTTCCTGAAGGTACAAGAAGTAAAGGTGATCAAATGGGTGAATTTAAAAGTGCAAGTTTTAAGCTTGCTACAAAAGCAGGTGTACCTATTGTTCCTGTTACTATTGATGGGTCTTATAAGCTCATGGAACTTAATCATAATAAAATTAAACCTGCACATGTTAAATTAACGATTCATCCAGCTATTCCTACTAAGGGCTTAAGTAAGGAAGCTTTAGAGCTCTTACCAGATCAGGTCCATGCAATAATCGAAAGTAGTTTACCTTATAGAAAAGCAGACTAA